From Candidatus Nucleicultrix amoebiphila FS5, a single genomic window includes:
- a CDS encoding Ppx/GppA phosphatase family protein, with amino-acid sequence MIISTQTSLQNKSSVLPSEQYYAAIDLGSNTCRLLIAKRSGDSFSTQEVHSKIVRLAEGLSQTNRLSPMAIQRTLQIVSQYARRINQYKPIEVYAVATEACRQAENAESFMNLIETQTGISFSVISQKEEAFYVAKGCAALMQDTFPYTIFFDIGGGSTEVIWARKKSDGDVQVIDSTSLPFGVVNIAENFNANLASIYQTFQSEVANRVSNFAQKNHILNEINHKRVQMISTSGTATTVAAIHLGLRAYDRQKVDRTVLTFANIESITKQLQLMSINERVLHPCVGNERGDLILGGMAILGGICEALPVGQLQVADRGVRDGIVAYMAYGHKPAPDHRLHLETSAA; translated from the coding sequence ATGATAATAAGTACTCAGACTTCTTTACAGAACAAGTCATCTGTATTGCCTTCAGAGCAATACTATGCAGCCATTGATTTAGGAAGTAATACCTGCCGACTTTTGATTGCGAAACGTTCTGGTGATTCATTTTCAACTCAGGAAGTGCATTCAAAAATTGTACGTCTAGCTGAAGGACTGAGCCAGACCAATCGCTTGTCTCCCATGGCGATCCAGCGCACTCTGCAGATTGTAAGTCAGTATGCACGTCGTATTAATCAATATAAACCTATTGAAGTTTATGCTGTGGCTACAGAAGCTTGTCGACAAGCAGAAAATGCAGAATCTTTTATGAATTTGATAGAAACCCAGACAGGAATTAGTTTCTCAGTAATTTCTCAGAAAGAGGAAGCTTTTTACGTAGCAAAAGGGTGTGCAGCGCTCATGCAGGATACTTTTCCTTATACTATATTCTTTGATATTGGCGGCGGAAGTACGGAAGTAATTTGGGCTCGAAAGAAGAGTGATGGCGACGTTCAAGTGATTGATTCAACCTCATTACCCTTTGGGGTTGTTAATATTGCTGAAAATTTTAATGCTAACCTTGCCAGTATCTATCAAACTTTTCAAAGTGAGGTTGCGAATCGTGTTAGTAATTTTGCTCAAAAAAACCACATTTTGAATGAAATTAATCACAAGCGCGTGCAGATGATTAGTACGTCTGGTACAGCAACAACTGTTGCTGCGATTCATTTAGGTTTAAGAGCCTACGATCGGCAGAAAGTTGATCGTACTGTTTTAACTTTTGCGAATATTGAATCAATCACCAAACAGTTGCAACTTATGTCCATTAATGAAAGGGTGCTGCACCCTTGTGTGGGAAATGAACGTGGAGATCTAATTCTGGGAGGAATGGCCATTTTAGGCGGAATTTGTGAGGCTTTACCTGTTGGACAACTGCAAGTTGCTGACCGCGGAGTCAGAGATGGTATTGTCGCTTACATGGCTTATGGTCATAAACCTGCTCCTGATCATCGTTTACATCTTGAAACTAGCGCCGCATGA